The Microcaecilia unicolor chromosome 13, aMicUni1.1, whole genome shotgun sequence genome has a window encoding:
- the EMC1 gene encoding ER membrane protein complex subunit 1, which yields MAAWRVLLSFALLLAFSAAVYEDQVGKFDWRQQYVGKVKFASLDTYQASKKLIVATEKNVIAALNSRNGDLLWRHVDKGTPEGAVDAMLTSGQDAVTVSGGGRLLRSWETNIGGLNWETSLEPGSFQMAGFVGTQGIVRYVAVLKKGVLSLHYLSNGHQKWVEHLPESETVQYQLVYSYGKGVVHVLGVVPRSHIDIVTFSVEDGEITKQERVTAPWITTLNGVCGVIDQGLLVCADKGTQSLYTLSLETEQQIKGIPLQSLDLEVTADADLRIFTTQPNPAAASRAQFFLQLSPSHFTLLQYRDGLFSPLRDFHQTALVSFATVGEKTMVAVLHCKNELVQPSGSPESVAEQPSTQGSLLCPNQTYNINLYLAETGRRLLDTTITLSLDHSGVTPEQLYIQVFLKKDDSVGYRALVQTKDHTLLFLQQPGKILWSREESLAEVVTMEMVDLPLTGAQAELEGEFGKKADGLLGMFLKRLSSQVILLQSWTAHLWKMFYDARKPRSQIKNEIHIDTLARDEFNLQKMMVMVTASGKLFGIESSSGTILWRQYLQNVRPGSSFKLVVQRTTAHFPHPPQCTLLVKDKESGLSSLYVFNPIFGKWSQVAPPVLKRSILQSLLLPIMDHDYAKVLLLIDDEHKVTAFPATKNVLHQLKEVASVVFFYLVDSEQGRLTGFRLHKDLTTEEMWDVTIPTDLQRIVCVKGKRANEHVHSQGRVMGDRSVLYKYLNPNLLTVLTESTDTHPERTFIGIYLFDGVTGRIIHSSVQRKAKGPVHIVHSENWVVYQYWNTKSRRNELTVLELFEGTEQYNTTAFSSLDRPHMPHILQQSYIFPSAINAMEVTITERGITSRHILLGLPSGAIFSLPKALLDPRRPEIPTEYTREENLIPYSPDLQIHAERFINYNQTVSRVRGIYTAPSGLESTCLVVAYGLDIYQTRVYPSKQFDVLKDDYDYILISSVLFGLVFATMITKRLAQVKLLNRAWR from the exons ACGCAGTCACCGTCTCTGGTGGGGGCCGACTTCTCCGTTCCTGGGAGACCAACATAGGAGGCTTAAACTGGGAAACATCCTTGGAGCCTGGCAG TTttcagatggccggttttgtcgGTACCCAGGGTATAGTGAGGTATGTGGCTGTTCTGAAGAAAGGCGTTCTCTCCTTGCACTACCTCTCAAATGGACACCAGAAATGGGTAGAGCACTTACCCGAAAG TGAGACTGTCCAGTACCAGCTGGTGTATTCTTATGGGAAGGGTGTGGTCCATGTGCTCGGAGTAGTTCCCCGAAGTCACATTGACATTGTAACCTTCAGTGTGGAAGATGGAGAAATTACCAAACAG GAAAGGGTGACCGCTCCGTGGATAACCACCTTAAATGGTGTCTGTGGGGTTATTGACCAGGGACTCCTAGTTTGCGCAGACAAGGGGACCCAGTCTCTGTATACCCTGTCACTGGAAACTGAGCAGCAAATAAAAGGAATCCCATTGCAG TCCCTTGACTTGGAAGTCACCGCTGATGCTGATCTGCGGATTTTCACCACGCAGCCCAATCCTGCTGCTGCCTCCAGAGCTCAGTTCTTTCTGCAGctttctccaagccatttcacCCTACTACAGTACAGGGATGGACTCTTCAGCCCTCTCCGAGACTTTCACCAG ACTGCTTTGGTCAGCTTTGCGACCGTCGGAGAGAAGACCATGGTTGCTGTTCTCCACTGCAAGAACGAACTG GTTCAGCCGTCTGGATCTCCGGAGAGTGTAGCAGAACAGCCCAGTACACAG gggtctttgctGTGTCCGAATCAAACATACAACATTAACCTGTACTTGGCAGAGACTGGACGCAGATTGCTGGACACGACCATTACGTTAAGCTTGGACCACAGCGGTGTCACACCAGAACAG TTGTATATCCAGGTATTTCTGAAGAAAGATGACTCTGTGGGGTATCGCGCTTTGGTTCAGACAAAGGATCACACGCTGCTTTTCTTGCAACAGCCAG GAAAAATTCTGTGGAGTCGCGAAGAGTCGCTAGCGGAAGTCGTTACGATGGAGATGGTGGACTTGCCATTGACAGGTGCTCAGGCGGAGCTTGAGGGAGAGTTTGGGAAGAAAGCAG atggcttgctgggcatgtttCTGAAGCGCTTGTCCTCCCAGGTCATACTCCTGCAGTCCTGGACCGCCCACCTCTGGAAAATGTTCTACGACGCTCGCAAACCGCGCAGCCAAATCAAGAACGAGATCCATATCGATACCTTGGCTAGAGATGAGTTTAATCTGCAGAAAATGATGGTGATGGTGACAGCCTCGGGGAAG TTATTTGGTATTGAGAGCAGCTCTGGCACAATCCTCTGGAGACAGTACCTGCAGAACGTCCGTCCAGGGTCCTCTTTTAAGTTGGTGGTCCAGAGGACCACAGCCCACTTCCCGCACCCTCCTCAGTGCACCCTCCTGGTCAAAGATAAG GAGTCTGGGTTGAGCTCGCTCTATGTCTTCAATCCAATATTTGGCAAGTGGAGTCAGGTGGCCCCTCCAGTGTTAAAGCGGTCCATCCTGCAGTCCCTCCTCCTGCCCATCATGGATCATGATTACGCCAAAGTGCTGCTTCTGATAGATGACGAACACAAG GTCACAGCCTTTCCAGCTACAAAGAATGTCCTTCACCAGCTGAAGGAAGTGGCCTCTGTTGTGTTCTTTTATTTGGTGGACTCTGAGCAGGGCAGACTGACTGGGTTCCGGCTGCACAAG GACCTGACCACAGAGGAAATGTGGGATGTGACGATACCGACGGATCTTCAGCGGATCgtgtgtgtgaagggaaagagagcCAATGAGCACGTTCACTCCCAGGGGCGCGTAATGGGGGATCGCAGTGTGCTGTACAAG TATCTGAACCCGAACCTGTTGACAGTACTGACGGAAAGCACAGATACGCACCCAGAGCGCACCTTCATTGGGATCTACCTGTTTGATGGCGTTACAGGCCGCATTATCCATTCCTCCGTGCAAAGGAAGGCGAAGGGTCCTGTCCACATTGTGCACTCGGAGAACTGGGTTGTG TACCAGTACTGGAACACCAAGTCGCGGCGGAACGAGCTGACGGTCCTGGAACTGTTTGAAGGGACGGAGCAGTACAATACCACAGCCTTCAGCTCCCTGGACCGCCCCCATATGCCCCATATCCTGCAGCAATCCTACATCTTCCCGTCAGCCATCAATGCCATGGAAGTCACCATCACTGAGCGAGGCATCACAAGCCGGCATATACTAC TGGGACTTCCCTCCGGTGCTATTTTCTCTCTGCCTAAGGCCCTGCTGGACCCCCGCCGCCCTGAAATTCCCACGGAATACACCAG GGAAGAGAACTTGATTCCATATTCTCCAGACCTACAGATCCACGCGGAGCGCTTCATTAATTACAACCAGACAGTCTCGCGGGTGCGGGGCATTTATACAGCACCCTCGGGTTTGGAGTCCACCTGTCTG gTTGTTGCCTATGGCCTGGACATCTACCAAACCCGAGTTTACCCATCCAAGCAGTTTGATGTTCTGAAGGATGACTACGATTACATCCTAATTAGCAGCGTGCTCTTCGGGCTAGTGTTTGCCACCATGATCACCAAGAGACTAGCTCAGGTCAAGCTGCTGAACCGAGCCTGGCGATGA